Proteins from a single region of Mucilaginibacter daejeonensis:
- a CDS encoding TolC family protein, producing the protein MLRFKFSWCLGFLLLAPWLLHAQAPPSMSLKYLLQKVSQSAPTLLTDSSAILVKEAQARETGLNWLPNLKLNYQANIGTNNNVGGPYFGYGIVPSNNRGVRDESNTTTVLTNLGIAAFDWELYNFGSYRAQNNAAQADIEVQKTQFATSKYNLEAYTIENYLQLLRLQEYEAIQLRNIERNKEIRRSIRALARSGIRAGVDTSIAEAELSKSRLNYIELTNQSKQIQLKLSAISGLPYQTIIPDTTAESKLYGQSAEMKLFNADTLNHPLVSYYSSLYNSSLQREEAVKKSYNPKVVLQAAVWGRGASLDAEQNFKPLHTGWGFQRENYLIGVGITYNLFDIKRKQIKVNTQKITSLYALNKLNEQRTLLNASAMQADANVSTALERLNEIPNQLKAANAAYRQKFSLYKNGLTDIIELNAALNLLYRAEIDLISARYSYVQALFQKAVTENQVNTVINLLN; encoded by the coding sequence ATGCTACGTTTTAAATTTAGCTGGTGCCTTGGCTTTTTGCTTTTGGCACCCTGGCTATTACATGCACAAGCTCCACCGAGTATGAGCTTAAAGTACCTACTGCAAAAGGTCAGTCAATCGGCTCCTACGCTGTTAACAGATTCGTCGGCAATATTAGTTAAAGAGGCACAAGCCCGCGAAACCGGCTTAAACTGGCTTCCTAATTTAAAGCTAAACTACCAGGCCAATATCGGTACCAACAATAACGTGGGCGGACCATATTTTGGTTATGGCATCGTACCATCAAACAACCGTGGAGTGCGCGATGAAAGCAATACCACTACCGTTTTAACCAACCTGGGTATCGCAGCTTTTGATTGGGAGCTGTACAATTTTGGATCATATAGGGCGCAAAATAACGCAGCCCAAGCTGATATTGAAGTGCAAAAAACTCAGTTTGCTACATCAAAGTATAACCTGGAGGCTTATACTATTGAAAACTATCTGCAGCTTTTACGCCTGCAGGAGTATGAGGCTATACAGCTTCGCAACATTGAGCGTAATAAAGAAATACGCAGATCGATCAGAGCATTGGCCCGGAGCGGCATACGCGCAGGTGTTGATACCAGTATCGCTGAAGCCGAACTGTCAAAATCGAGACTGAATTATATTGAGCTTACTAATCAATCAAAGCAAATACAGCTTAAACTTTCAGCGATCAGTGGGCTGCCGTATCAAACCATTATTCCTGATACTACGGCCGAAAGCAAGCTATACGGACAATCGGCCGAAATGAAGTTGTTTAATGCCGATACCCTTAACCACCCGCTCGTAAGCTATTATTCGTCATTATACAACAGCAGCTTACAGCGCGAGGAGGCGGTAAAGAAAAGCTATAACCCCAAAGTAGTATTACAAGCAGCAGTTTGGGGCCGTGGTGCAAGTTTAGATGCCGAGCAGAACTTTAAGCCGTTGCATACAGGCTGGGGTTTTCAACGCGAAAATTATTTGATCGGTGTGGGCATCACTTATAATTTGTTTGATATAAAGCGCAAGCAAATTAAGGTGAATACACAAAAGATAACATCGCTGTATGCGCTTAACAAACTGAACGAACAGCGAACCCTGCTTAACGCAAGCGCTATGCAGGCCGATGCTAACGTGAGCACCGCTTTAGAACGATTGAATGAAATACCCAATCAGCTAAAGGCAGCTAATGCAGCCTACCGTCAAAAGTTCTCGCTTTATAAAAACGGACTTACCGACATTATTGAGCTTAACGCCGCACTTAACTTGCTTTACCGGGCCGAAATCGATCTAATATCAGCCAGGTACAGTTACGTGCAGGCGCTATTTCAAAAGGCAGTTACCGAAAACCAGGTCAATACAGTTATCAATCTACTTAATTAA